The proteins below come from a single bacterium genomic window:
- the bioD gene encoding dethiobiotin synthase, whose translation MVKGLFVTGTDTEVGKTVIAAGLAGLFREKGLKVGVMKPIQTGAVKREGKLISQDLELMIKTSGIVEDVKLLNPYCLEPAVAPLVASQITGVKIDIEKILASYRELKSRYDIVIVEGTGGILVPIKDNYLMIDLIKDLDLPILIVAKPSLGTINHTLLTIKQAQSQGIRIFGVVINMFKEDEATIVEKTNPQIIQTLSKVPILAIIPYNPEINLEKGNPGNIINLLKENLKVDILVTIHRRDAEEQRKHGNKSGNRKNYWCSN comes from the coding sequence TAATTGCGGCGGGGTTAGCCGGGCTGTTTAGAGAAAAAGGGTTAAAAGTAGGTGTGATGAAACCTATCCAGACCGGAGCGGTTAAAAGAGAGGGAAAACTTATCTCTCAGGATTTAGAGTTGATGATTAAAACCTCCGGGATTGTGGAAGATGTTAAATTGTTAAATCCTTACTGCTTAGAACCTGCGGTCGCACCATTAGTCGCAAGTCAAATAACGGGCGTAAAAATAGATATTGAAAAAATTCTCGCCTCCTACCGTGAATTAAAATCAAGGTATGATATAGTTATAGTTGAGGGTACGGGTGGGATATTAGTTCCGATTAAAGATAATTACCTGATGATAGATTTAATCAAGGATTTAGACCTGCCTATTTTAATCGTAGCTAAACCTTCCTTAGGCACGATAAACCATACCTTATTAACTATCAAACAGGCTCAATCACAAGGAATTCGGATTTTTGGGGTAGTGATAAATATGTTTAAAGAAGATGAGGCGACGATAGTTGAAAAGACAAATCCTCAAATAATCCAGACATTATCTAAAGTGCCAATACTTGCTATTATTCCATATAATCCTGAAATTAACCTTGAAAAGGGAAATCCAGGGAATATTATTAATTTATTAAAAGAGAATTTGAAGGTTGATATTTTAGTAACTATTCACCGCAGAGACGCAGAGGAACAGAGAAAACATGGAAATAAATCAGGTAACAGAAAAAATTATTGGTGCAGCAATTGA